In one window of Juglans regia cultivar Chandler chromosome 3, Walnut 2.0, whole genome shotgun sequence DNA:
- the LOC109012681 gene encoding protein STICHEL-like 3 produces the protein MTRAVRDRILKDANGDISDHLRNHIHLTNCIHLKNHMHKHSPILADRSIMRDLVVLQRSRSLRDPSASPPSWHSPSIVDLLQNKVENDMLREGRSSIGIEPRRKARRVLGSTQPSANLATSKVALGEVGGVNDGIAAVSEQSSKSGVGNSRRVGREESARKSYRSDILGGNEKPPLDQGGNDLTHDVVSGNSESKGRRSKQRGKHIGNVPLKTLSEQLNDVQMDSDDVASSNIRLRGEHSRPEKTVGEPQASIPGYCSGLSRVKRRKFHGTRRTRATTSSRDIGAQNELSVASNTLAQGSSNPKSYMEEREEEFVDTNVTRAPRNGCGIPWNWSIIHHRGKDILDMAGRSFSCGLSDSRLKKGGSTAHGREMSDMPMPSDYSTSSARSDADAVPLLVEASGSQESTERAGWIRDYSGELGIFSDNLYKHDADSDLVSEARSRDQRKLRGYRNSQHKSLTQKYMPRTFRDLVGQNLVAQALSNAVTKRKVGLLYVFYGPHGTGKTSCAHIFARALNCQSSEHPKPCGLCNSCIAHDMGRSRNIREVGPVSNFDFERIMDLLDNMIVSQLRSQFRVFIFDDCDTLSPDCWSAISKVIDRAPRRVVFVLVSSSLDVLPHIIISRCQKFFFPKLKDADIIYTLQWIATKEDLEIDKDALKLIASRSDGSLRDAEMTLEQLSLLGQRISVPLVQELVGLISDEKLVDLLDLALSADTVNTVKNLRVIMETGVEPLALMSQLATVITDILAGSYDFKKERFRRKFFRRQPLSKEDMEKLRQALKTLSEAEKQLRMSNDKLTWLTAALLQLAPDQQYMLPTSSDTSFNHSPMALDNVGGRDSATGMGEFSEVSNKERGLSTNVRVENLHAGSSADIYQNGTLQGISLERKRYVGTGIAHQQTSARAADMTGITGGQISCKSHRGIEDIWLEVLEKIQINGVKEFLYQEGKLISVSFGAAPTVQMMFSSHQAKSRAEKYRRHILEAFENVLGSRVTIEIRCELNKDSGSGVHVPLMLPASKGGSSQIRDINGVSIQAQLLQSDNPQMGRSEIVEVAASPREPRDNEHTDNHAVSGKRGLGGSWVGERPASSMKSTMDSLPQRRKIGEQIQSQSLVRSKVSLAHVLQQAEGCTQRNGWSKRRAVSIAEKLEQENLRLEPRSRSLLCWRATRVTRRKLSRLKIRTRKPHSLLKLVSCGKCLSTKSPR, from the exons ATGACCAGAGCTGTCCGGGATAGGATTCTTAAGGATGCGAATGGTGATATTAGTGATCATCTACGCAACCACATCCATTTGACGAATTGTATTCACCTAAAGAACCATATGCATAAGCATAGCCCCATATTAGCTGATAGGTCCATTATGAGGGACCTTGTCGTCCTTCAGAGGTCAAGATCTCTCAGGGACCCTTCTGCAAGTCCTCCCTCATGGCATTCACCTTCCATTGTTGATCTACTCCAAAATAAGGTTGAAAATGACATGCTTCGGGAGGGGAGAAGTTCAATAGGCATTGAGCCTAGGAGGAAAGCTAGGAGAGTGTTGGGAAGCACACAACCCTCAGCAAATTTAGCCACATCAAAAGTTGCTCTtggtgaggttggtggggttaATGATGGCATAGCAGCAGTCAGTGAACAAAGTAGCAAGAGTGGAGTTGGGAACAGTAGAAGAGTTGGGAGAGAGGAATCTGCCCGGAAGAGTTATAGGAGTGACATTTTGGGTGGCAATGAGAAGCCTCCACTTGATCAAGGTGGTAATGATTTGACTCATGATGTTGTGTCGGGGAACTCTGAATCTAAAGGTAGAAGGAGTAAACAAAGGGGAAAGCATATTGGAAATGTTCCATTAAAGACCCTTTCTGAGCAGTTGAATGACGTTCAAATGGATAGTGATGATGTAGCATCTTCTAACATCCGTCTTCGTGGAGAACATTCACGACCAGAAAAAACTGTTGGGGAGCCACAAGCCAGCATTCCTGGGTACTGCAGTGGGTTAAGTAGAGTTAAAAGGCGCAAGTTTCACGGCACTAGAAGAACTCGAGCTACTACATCTTCAAGAGATATTGGAGCTCAGAATGAATTGTCTGTGGCATCTAATACGTTAGCTCAGGGATCAAGCAATCCCAAGTCTTACATggaagaaagggaagaagaatTTGTTGATACAAATGTCACTAGGGCTCCAAGAAATGGGTGTGGGATTCCTTGGAATTGGTCAATAATTCATCACAGAGGTAAAGATATTCTTGACATGGCTGGAAGAAGTTTTTCTTGTGGTTTGTCAGACTCAAGGTTAAAGAAAGGAGGTTCAACTGCCCATGGGAGAGAAATGTCTGACATGCCAATGCCATCGGACTACTCAACCTCATCCGCAAGATCCGATGCAGATGCAGTGCCTCTGCTAGTTGAGGCATCTGGATCCCAGGAAAGCACTGAACGTGCTGGTTGGATCCGTGACTATTCTGGAGAGCTTGGAATTTTTTCTGATAATTTATACAAGCATGATGCTGATTCTGACCTTGTCTCTGAAGCTCGTTCTCGTGATCAACGAAAATTGAGAGGCTATCGCAACAGTCAACACAAGAGCCTGACACAAAAGTACATGCCGAGAACCTTCAGGGATCTGGTGGGACAGAATTTGGTTGCACAAGCTCTTTCAAATGCTGTAACGAAAAGGAAGGTTGGGTTGCTATATGTGTTTTATGGACCTCATGGCACTGGTAAAACCTCCTGTGCCCATATATTTGCTAGAGCTTTGAATTGTCAGTCTTCAGAACATCCTAAACCTTGTGGACTTTGCAATTCATGCATTGCACATGACATGGGTAGGAGTAGAAACATAAGGGAAGTTGGTCCAGTCAGTAATTTTGACTTTGAGAGGATTATGGATTTACTGGACAATATGATTGTTTCCCAGCTGCGATCACAGTTTAGAGTTTTTATCTTTGATGACTGTGATACTTTGTCCCCTGATTGCTGGAGTGCCATTTCAAAGGTCATTGATCGAGCTCCCAGACGTGTGGTTTTTGTCCTCGTCAGTTCAAGTCTTGATGTTTTGCCTCATATAATCATATCCAGATGCCAGAAATTCTTTTTCCCAAAGTTGAAGGATGCAGATATTATCTATACTTTGCAGTGGATTGCAACCAAAGAAGATTTGGAAATTGATAAGGATGCACTAAAACTCATTGCATCAAGATCTGATGGATCATTGAGGGATGCTGAGATGACACTTGAGCAATTGAGTTTGCTTGGGCAGAGAATATCTGTTCCTCTGGTTCAGGAACTG GTTGGGCTTATCTCAGATGAGAAATTGGTTGATCTTCTTGATTTAGCACTATCTGCCGACACAGTTAATACAGTGAAGAATTTGAGAGTAATAATGGAAACTGGTGTGGAGCCATTAGCTTTGATGTCACAGCTTGCTACAGTCATTACTGATATACTTGCTGGTAGTTACGACTTCAAGAAAGAAAGGTTTAGAAGGAAGTTCTTTCGGCGACAACCCT TATCCAAAGAGGATATGGAAAAACTGCGTCAAGCTTTGAAAACTCTATCTGAGGCTGAAAAACAGCTAAGGATGTCAAATGACAAATTAACATGGCTAACAGCTGCATTGCTTCAACTTGCTCCTGATCAGCAGTACATGCTGCCTACTTCTTCAGACACTAGTTTTAATCACAGTCCCATGGCCCTGGATAATGTGGGTGGAAGAGATTCAGCCACGGGAATGGGTGAGTTTTCCGAGGTGTCCAATAAGGAGAGAGGCTTGTCAACAAATGTGAGGGTAGAAAATCTCCATGCTGGAAGTTCTGCTGATATCTATCAAAATGGTACGCTTCAGGGTATTAgtttagagagaaaaagataTGTCGGGACTGGTATAGCTCATCAACAGACATCTGCACGTGCCGCTGACATGACTGGGATAACTGGCGGGCAGATTTCTTGTAAAAGCCATAGAGGAATTGAAGACATCTGGTTGGAGGTGCTTGAAAAAATCCAAATCAATGGCGTAAAGGAGTTTTTGTATCAAGAAGGGAAGCTGATCTCAGTCAGTTTTGGTGCAG CCCCAACTGTGCAGATGATGTTCAGTTCACACCAGGCAAAATCTAGGGCTGAGAAATATAGGCGGCACATCTTAGAAGCATTTGAGAATGTTCTTGGGTCCCGAGTGACAATTGAAATAAGATGTGAATTAAACAAAGATTCAGGATCAGGTGTGCATGTGCCTCTTATGTTGCCAGCTTCCAAAGGTGGTTCATCTCAAATTAGAGATATAAATGGGGTCAGCATTCAAGCTCAGCTCTTACAGTCTGACAATCCTCAAATGGGGAGGAGTGAAATTGTCGAAGTAGCAGCTTCTCCTAGAGAACCCAGGGATAATGAACACACAGATAATCATGCAGTATCTGGTAAAAGAGGTTTGGGAGGTTCATGGGTGGGAGAAAGGCCTGCTTCTTCTATGAAATCAACCATGGATTCACTCCCTCAAAGGAGAAAGATTGGGGAACAAATTCAGAGCCAGAGCCTTGTTAGAAGCAAGGTGTCTCTGGCCCACGTACTTCAGCAGGCAGAAGGATGTACCCAGCGAAATGGATGGTCAAAACGCAGAGCAGTTTCCATTGCTGAAAAGCTTGAACAAGAGAATTT GAGACTGGAACCTAGATCAAGAAGCTTACTTTGCTGGAGAGCAACAAGAGTAACTCGTCGGAAG CTTTCACGTTTGAAAATCAGGACACGAAAGCCACATTCATTGCTGAAGCTTGTTTCCTGTGGAAAGTGTCTCTCAACTAAGTCTCCGAGATGA
- the LOC109012683 gene encoding ubiquitin domain-containing protein 1-like isoform X1, which translates to MGCTGSSRAKGDENAQKIRKPKPWKHSEPITRAQLVQMRDEFWDTAPHYGGQKEIWEALRAATEADLTLAQVIVDSAGVIVQSADLTICYDERGAKYELPKYVLSEPINLMQDS; encoded by the exons ATGGGTTGTACCGGATCGTCTCGGGCCAAAGGGGATG AGAACGCTCAGAAAATTCGGAAGCCGAAACCTTGGAAGCATTCTGAACCGATCACAAGGGCACAATTAGTGCAGATGCGTGATGAATTTTGGGATACCGCTCCTCACTATGGTGGCCAGAAAG AGATATGGGAGGCACTTCGAGCTGCTACTGAAGCTGACTTAACTCTTGCACAAGTAATTGTGGATAGTGCTGGTGTGATCGTTCAGAGTGCTGATTTGACAATCTGCTACGACGAGAGAG gtgcaaaatatgaactacCCAAGTATGTTTTGAGCGAGCCAATCAATTTGATGCAAGATAGTTGA
- the LOC109012683 gene encoding ubiquitin domain-containing protein 1-like isoform X2, with amino-acid sequence MGCTGSSRAKGDENAQKIRKPKPWKHSEPITRAQLVQMRDEFWDTAPHYGGQKGLQEGPTLQSIPTASGSKGSWWTFSNVLGRNLSSWTRMVQKLSH; translated from the exons ATGGGTTGTACCGGATCGTCTCGGGCCAAAGGGGATG AGAACGCTCAGAAAATTCGGAAGCCGAAACCTTGGAAGCATTCTGAACCGATCACAAGGGCACAATTAGTGCAGATGCGTGATGAATTTTGGGATACCGCTCCTCACTATGGTGGCCAGAAAG GTTTGCAAGAAGGACCCACACTTCAATCAATCCCTACTGCATCAGGCAGTAAAGGGAGTTGGTGGACATTTTCCAATGTATTAGGCAGGAACCTTTCCAGCTGGACCAGAATGGTCCAAAAGTTATCTCACTAA